From Clostridiisalibacter paucivorans DSM 22131, one genomic window encodes:
- a CDS encoding LysR family transcriptional regulator, translating to MDERKLTIFYEVAKKLNMTESAKSLYMSQPAISQAIKELEYSLDTKLFDRIGKSLYLTHEGEIFFNYTRRILNLHEEAFKTIRDINHSINGKLKIGASTTIGIYIMTDIIGDFIKQYKDVDISITIENTEHISHMVLENKIDFGFVEGPVSSNEIHVEHFCSDELIFILPSNHPWTKMNTLDPKLLENEKLIMREKGSGTREIVESILNSQHINYNVSLELGNIEAIKKAVIAGLGISCISKRCVTEEMKNNLLHCISINNFNILRDMTLIYHKDKYLSNLFYNFIDFAKKKV from the coding sequence ATGGATGAACGAAAATTGACTATATTTTATGAAGTTGCAAAAAAACTAAATATGACAGAATCGGCAAAATCCCTATATATGTCACAACCAGCTATAAGTCAAGCTATAAAAGAATTGGAATATTCCCTAGATACAAAGCTTTTTGATAGAATTGGTAAATCCCTTTACTTAACCCATGAGGGAGAGATTTTTTTTAATTACACCAGAAGAATACTAAACCTACATGAAGAGGCATTCAAAACAATAAGAGATATAAACCATTCTATTAATGGAAAATTAAAAATTGGTGCCAGTACTACCATAGGCATATATATAATGACAGATATAATTGGAGATTTTATAAAACAGTATAAAGACGTAGATATATCTATTACTATAGAAAATACAGAGCATATATCCCATATGGTTCTGGAAAACAAGATAGATTTTGGATTTGTAGAAGGTCCTGTGTCTTCCAATGAAATACATGTGGAGCATTTTTGTTCTGATGAATTGATTTTTATTTTACCTAGTAATCATCCTTGGACTAAGATGAATACATTGGACCCTAAATTACTAGAAAATGAAAAGCTAATAATGAGAGAAAAAGGTAGTGGTACTAGAGAAATAGTAGAATCTATATTGAATTCCCAACATATTAATTACAATGTTTCCTTAGAATTGGGTAATATTGAAGCAATAAAAAAAGCTGTAATTGCAGGATTAGGTATATCTTGTATATCAAAACGCTGTGTCACTGAAGAAATGAAAAATAACCTCTTGCATTGTATATCTATAAATAATTTTAATATATTAAGAGATATGACTTTGATATATCATAAGGACAAATATCTTTCTAATTTATTTTATAATTTTATTGACTTTGCAAAAAAGAAAGTATAA
- a CDS encoding YeiH family protein yields the protein MKKNILGILFVAILSAISMAINKYFLGFIETLTIGILLGILISNILGIHPLLESGITFSLKKILKWGIVLLGVKLNFNNLISLGPWIVLIVIIMVVSALILSNILGKFGKLNSKLSTLLGVGSSICGASAIVAMGPVIDADEDDIAISVAIISLLGALGVIIYSLLTYILPLTDIQYGIWAGSSLQGVAHALAAAGARGTNSISMEIGTIVKMARVTLLAPVAMVLSYIFNNSKEPNGNKSVRFPLYVLLFILVGIIFTINSIYNFFPITFIIKGFKIDLVYILKKASSFFILMAMISMGLKVNFKAFKSKALTALLICTLVFFTLSTMSFFMVKLI from the coding sequence TTGAAAAAGAATATTTTAGGTATTTTATTTGTAGCAATCTTATCTGCAATATCTATGGCCATCAACAAATATTTTTTAGGATTTATAGAAACACTGACTATAGGTATATTATTGGGTATTTTAATTTCCAATATCTTAGGTATTCACCCTCTATTGGAATCAGGAATAACATTCTCTCTTAAAAAAATTCTCAAATGGGGAATAGTATTATTAGGAGTAAAATTAAATTTCAATAATCTAATAAGTCTAGGACCTTGGATCGTATTAATAGTAATAATTATGGTGGTATCCGCACTTATATTATCTAATATTTTGGGTAAATTTGGAAAACTCAACTCTAAATTATCAACTCTACTGGGAGTAGGTTCCTCAATATGTGGTGCTTCAGCTATTGTAGCCATGGGCCCAGTTATAGATGCTGATGAAGATGATATAGCCATATCTGTAGCCATTATCAGTCTACTAGGCGCATTAGGTGTAATAATATATTCACTATTAACCTATATCCTTCCATTAACAGATATTCAATATGGTATTTGGGCTGGTAGCTCTCTTCAGGGAGTTGCTCATGCATTAGCTGCAGCAGGTGCAAGGGGTACTAACAGTATCAGTATGGAAATAGGTACTATAGTAAAAATGGCTAGGGTTACTTTATTAGCCCCCGTGGCGATGGTTCTAAGCTATATTTTTAATAATTCCAAAGAACCTAATGGCAATAAAAGTGTCAGATTCCCTTTGTATGTCTTATTGTTTATTTTAGTAGGCATTATATTTACGATTAATTCTATTTATAATTTTTTTCCTATTACTTTTATTATAAAAGGCTTTAAAATAGATTTAGTCTATATACTAAAAAAAGCCAGCAGCTTTTTTATACTGATGGCCATGATATCTATGGGACTAAAAGTGAATTTCAAAGCATTTAAATCTAAGGCTTTGACTGCATTACTAATATGTACTTTGGTATTTTTCACATTATCTACTATGAGTTTTTTTATGGTTAAATTAATTTAA